ACCAAAATAGATTTAATTCCAGCCCTATGACCCATGGCTATATCTGTATAAAGCCTATCGCCAACCATGATTAAATCATTCTTGTCAACCTTATATTTCTCTGTTAAAGATTCAATCATTTTACTCTCTGGTTTTCCAATAACTATTGGCCTTCTATTAACACAAGCATTGAGCAATTCAATAATAGAGCCCGCATCAGGCATTATTCTACCAGCGTCCAAAGGACATACAAAGTCAGGATGGGTTGCAAAATAATCATAACCATCTTGGAGATAATCACAAGCTATCCAGAGTTTTTCGTAAGTAAGCTCTGTATCAAAACTTACTAAAACTGCATCGATTTCCTTATTTCTTTCTGTAATTATTTCAAAACCAGCTTCTTCCAACTGATTTTTTAAAGATGTATTTCCTACTAAAAACAATCTCTTTTTACCGATTTTCTCGAAATATGAAATAGTAGCATCTGCTGAAGAGAACACTTCATCTTCGCTAGCGTCAATTCCAAGTTTTTCTAATTTTTTAACATACTCAACCTTATCTTTTGAAGCGTTATTAGTTAGGAAAATATATTTTTTCCCAGAATTCTTGATTTTTCCCAAAAACTCTTTGGCTCCATCTATAAGTTTGTTTCCAAGATATATAGTTCCATCCATATCTAGCAAAAACACGGACTTATCTATCATCTATACTCCTCCAAACATTAGAGGTACAAATAGAGCGATTTTTTCTGAGAAAGTTACCATAAAGAGTACTATTAAAAGACATACAATAAATGGCCAAACTTCCTTAATAAATTTCTCCATTTTAAGATCAAGGATTGAGCATACAGTAAACATCATAGAACCAAATGGTGGTGTAAGACCGCCAATCATGATATTAACTATAAAAATCATACCAAAGTGTAGTGTATTTATACCAAATTGAGTAGCTGCTGGTACTAAAAGTGGTGCAAGGATTACAAGAGCTGCTCCACCTTCTATAAACATACAAATTATTAGAAGTAGTAAATTAACCAAAAGTAAAAATACTAGTGGTGAATCTGTGAAATTAACTAGGGCCTGAGTTATTTCTTGAGGAATCATCTCAAGTGTTAGGTAATAACCAAAAACCTTGGCACTGGCTATGATTAATAGGACTGACCCTGTTGATTTTACAGTATCCATAAGGACAATGCCTAGGTGTTTTACCTCTAGTTTTTTGTAGATTAAAAATCCTACAAAGAGTGAAAATACAACTGCTATTGCACCTGCTTCAGTAGGAGTGAAAGCGCCTGTTCTCATACCCATGATAATACCAAAAGGTATAACAAGGGCCCAAGAAGATTTAAGGATTTGTTTTAAAACTTCTATAGCTGTAGCTCTTCTTTCCAAATTAGGTGAAAAGTTTCTCTTGATTGCTATTATCTGGACAGTA
This genomic window from Anaerococcus murdochii contains:
- a CDS encoding HAD-IIA family hydrolase; this encodes MIDKSVFLLDMDGTIYLGNKLIDGAKEFLGKIKNSGKKYIFLTNNASKDKVEYVKKLEKLGIDASEDEVFSSADATISYFEKIGKKRLFLVGNTSLKNQLEEAGFEIITERNKEIDAVLVSFDTELTYEKLWIACDYLQDGYDYFATHPDFVCPLDAGRIMPDAGSIIELLNACVNRRPIVIGKPESKMIESLTEKYKVDKNDLIMVGDRLYTDIAMGHRAGIKSILVLSGETSLEDYKKSDVEADYIFESVKDIIPEI
- a CDS encoding TRAP transporter large permease, with the translated sequence MIKFLPVIILFVLFFLEVPIAFSLMGASLFYFIFINNTMPMEMVIQQFVTSIESFPYLAVPFFIMVGAVMNYSGISEALMDLANILVGHTRGGLAQVNVLLSALMGGISGSANADAAMQSKMLVPEMTKKGFSLEFSGAVTAASSAVSPVIPPGTNLILFSIIAGIPVGSMFLAAYGPGILMTIAMMITVQIIAIKRNFSPNLERRATAIEVLKQILKSSWALVIPFGIIMGMRTGAFTPTEAGAIAVVFSLFVGFLIYKKLEVKHLGIVLMDTVKSTGSVLLIIASAKVFGYYLTLEMIPQEITQALVNFTDSPLVFLLLVNLLLLIICMFIEGGAALVILAPLLVPAATQFGINTLHFGMIFIVNIMIGGLTPPFGSMMFTVCSILDLKMEKFIKEVWPFIVCLLIVLFMVTFSEKIALFVPLMFGGV